One window from the genome of Montipora foliosa isolate CH-2021 chromosome 5, ASM3666993v2, whole genome shotgun sequence encodes:
- the LOC138004399 gene encoding histamine H2 receptor-like, with translation MTPPEWITWMTVGLAESVAIVTLNLCTIIVFTRNRNLRKRSTYLVINLAVIDMLVGGVAVFFLFYWLGVICNVWRGHLNGHLKDYIETRLPAVFPGMSLINITIIALERAYATFRPFKHRVLKKRVYGLLIVFIWVSTALSTSINFKYPEGVVDLYLKIAFNSFVLLIICVSYSSIVIKVRCGAQPRHHGAASRERKLTVTLLIVTVASLLLYLPAGTFAFLLYSGKFKMPFPVGDHLYFALYVLLYANSLVNPILYAIRMLEYRSTLAALFCKRTVRNRERRVADLPLNDL, from the coding sequence ATGACTCCACCCGAGTGGATAACCTGGATGACTGTAGGCTTGGCCGAGTCTGTTGCCATAGTAACACTCAACCTCTGTacgataattgtttttacaagaAACCGTAATCTTCGCAAGCGCAGTACGTACCTGGTGATAAATTTGGCAGTTATAGACATGTTGGTTGGAGGAGTTGCTGTGTTTTTTCTGTTCTATTGGCTTGGAGTGATCTGTAATGTATGGAGGGGGCATCTAAATGGGCATTTGAAAGATTATATAGAGACAAGACTACCTGCTGTTTTTCCTGGTATGTCTTTAATAAACATAACCATTATTGCTTTAGAACGGGCATATGCGACATTTCGGCCTTTCAAGCATCGCGTGCTGAAAAAACGGGTGTATGGCCTATTAATTGTCTTTATTTGGGTTAGTACGGCATTAAGTACTTCCATAAATTTTAAATATCCTGAGGGAGTAGTtgatctttacttaaagattgCATTTAACTCGTTTGTACTTTTGATCATTTGTGTATCTTACTCATCCATTGTTATTAAAGTCCGTTGTGGAGCGCAGCCTCGACACCATGGTGCAGCcagtagagaaagaaaactgaccgtGACATTGTTGATTGTGACTGTTGCATCTCTTTTGTTGTACCTGCCTGCTGGTACTTTCGCTTTTCTCCTTTATAGCGGTAAATTTAAAATGCCCTTTCCAGTGGGTGATCATCTTTATTTTGCACTTTATGTTTTACTTTATGCAAACTCTCTTGTCAATCCTATATTATACGCTATCCGCATGCTAGAATACAGATCTACTTTAGCTGCACTCTTTTGCAAACGTACTGTTCGTAACCGTGAAAGGCGAGTTGCAGATTTACCTCTTAATGATTTGTAA